In Planctobacterium marinum, the DNA window TGCTACCGGCAGCTTCATGCCAAACTCTGAAGCGGGTCCTTTTGCTGATGCGCCTTTACTCAGCAGTGGTGAGCTACCCGTATCTGTGCGCTTTTCCATGGGTGGCGGTAACCCCAATGCCGATGAGCGCACACCGGGCACACGAGGAATGGCAGTACAGATAACCCTTGAAGATGGCTCAAGGCATATTTTCACCGGCAATAACTTTCCGGTTTTTGCCGGTAAAGACCCCGAAACCTTTTTTGGTTTTTTAAGCACGCTGCTCCCCGATGAAAATGGTCAACGCAATCCGCAAAAAACCATGGAATACATCAAGGCTCACCCCAGTGTTCAGGCCAATGCAGCGTGGAATCAGCAAGCGAAAACCGCTTACTCTTATGCCAATACTGAGTTTTTTGGTTTACACACCTTCTTTTACAACAGCGGGGATGAATCAGTGATGTTTCGCTGGCACATCTCACCGGATTTGGGGGTAAAAACCATGGAAACAGAACAGGCTAAATCGCTG includes these proteins:
- a CDS encoding catalase family peroxidase; this translates as MKKTAIALSTILSLGLVTQLEAAKPESVQAHELVELFEKLSGKHPGLRKAHASGVCATGSFMPNSEAGPFADAPLLSSGELPVSVRFSMGGGNPNADERTPGTRGMAVQITLEDGSRHIFTGNNFPVFAGKDPETFFGFLSTLLPDENGQRNPQKTMEYIKAHPSVQANAAWNQQAKTAYSYANTEFFGLHTFFYNSGDESVMFRWHISPDLGVKTMETEQAKSLETPFLAQRLTEQLADGTVSFSLNVSLGEEGDAINDPSSQWPGGRQVVNLGKITLKSAGGDDCTGINFDPNVLSQGFKPSNDPVLKMRSTAYAISFGKRLSGQ